Proteins found in one Plasmodium knowlesi strain H genome assembly, chromosome: 12 genomic segment:
- a CDS encoding glucose-6-phosphate dehydrogenase-6-phosphogluconolactonase, putative: MDCQALAKSLEHMNHLQNVKYLESKDLTDFNQKSAYYICQQIAEKQKSNEGGHVVIGLSGGKTPIDVYKNMALVKDIKIDTSKLIFFIIDERYKSYDHKFSNYNNIKFLFESLKINEKEQLYKPDTSMNIVDCVRDYNEKIKNMVKKYNKVDIAILGMGSDFHIASLFPNIFFNIYMNNYQNSYIYNESSIKTANNKDSHDNDNLDLLKEYVYFTTTNNFDVRKRITVSLNLLGNASSKIFLLNSKEKLDLWKNMLLKSYVDANYCLYPAVYLIEKMNTTVVTCGYANYPQMLEDIYISHNSLSVHSSSLNRREFLTFIIFGCSGDLAKKKIYPAIFKLFCNKHLPKDFLIVGFARTVQSFDSFFDRIVGYLKRCLHSYEDLSLSQKKDLLNCFKNKCRYYIGDYSSSESFEKFNKYLTQLEREDLVGVSNTIWGEAAWKESFMNTAHSLELHSDEPNCEKGASIATPVEVHGDQGAPSIPMQSNLSHTDDTLDQVQSGTKCPFAINRVLYLALPPHIFVSTLKNYKKNCLNKNGTDKILLEKPFGKDLQTFKVLSKRILENFNEEHIYRIDHYLGKDMVSGLLKLKFTNTFLLSLMNRHFIKCIKITLKETKGVYGRGQYFDPYGIIRDVMQNHMLQLLTLITMENPIDLNDESVKNEKIKILKCIPSIKLDETIIGQYVKSDNYQEEKNSSTSPSDDQPVDESKRNHSYHDDPHIDSNSITPTFCTCILYINSINWYGVPIIFKAGKGLNKDICEIRIQFHNIMGSSDESMYNNEFVIILQPVEVIYLKMMIKKTGSEEMEEVQLNLTLNDKNKKNYVPEAYETLLLECFKGFKKKFISDEELYESWRIFTPLLNELQEKQVQPLKYPFGSSGPKEVYDLVKKYYNYGKNYANTPAFVRKSSFYEDDLLDIN, translated from the coding sequence ATGGATTGTCAGGCCCTCGCTAAAAGTTTGGAACATATGAACCACCTGCAGAATGTGAAGTACCTAGAATCCAAGGACCTAACCGATTTTAATCAAAAGAGCGCGTACTACATTTGCCAACAGATTGCAGAAAAGCAGAAGAGCAATGAAGGGGGGCATGTCGTGATAGGTCTCTCTGGGGGGAAAACCCCGATTgatgtatataaaaatatggcGTTAGTTAAAGACATCAAAATAGACACGAGTAAATTGATATTCTTTATTATTGATGAAAGGTACAAAAGTTATGATCACAAGTTTAGTAATTACAACAACATAAAGTTCCTATTTGAAAGcctaaaaataaatgaaaaggagcAGTTGTACAAGCCAGACACTTCAATGAACATTGTGGATTGTGTAAGGGATTACaatgaaaagataaaaaatatggtaAAGAAGTATAATAAAGTGGATATCGCTATATTAGGAATGGGAAGTGATTTTCACATAGCTAGTTTATTTccgaacatattttttaatatttatatGAACAATTATCAGAATAGTTATATTTACAATGAGTCTTCTATCAAAACGGCAAACAATAAGGACAGCCATGATAATGATAATTTGGACTTACTGAAGGAATATGTGTACTTTACAACCACCAACAATTTCGACGTGAGGAAAAGAATTACCGTGTCGTTAAATTTACTGGGAAATGCATCgagcaaaatatttttactaaaTTCTAAGGAAAAGTTGGACttatggaaaaatatgttgCTAAAATCATATGTAGATGCGAATTATTGTCTGTACCCCGCTGTGTACCTAATCGAGAAAATGAACACCACAGTGGTCACCTGCGGATATGCAAACTATCCACAGATGTTGGAAGATATTTATATCTCCCATAATTCTTTGTCGGTGCATTCGTCTAGCTTAAATAGGAGAGAATTCCTTACGTTTATAATTTTTGGCTGTTCAGGAGATTtagcgaagaagaaaatttatccAGCCATTTTTAAACTGTTCTGTAATAAACATTTACCAAAGGATTTCTTAATTGTCGGATTTGCCAGAACAGTACAAAGTTTTGATTCCTTCTTTGATAGAATTGTTGGATACTTGAAGAGGTGTCTGCACAGTTATGAAGATTTGTCCCTTAGCCAGAAGAAGGACTTGCTAAATTGcttcaaaaataaatgcagGTATTATATTGGGGATTACTCAAGTTCCGAAAGTTTTGAAAAGTTTAACAAATACTTGACGCAGTTGGAGAGGGAGGACCTGGTTGGCGTTTCGAATACCATTTGGGGGGAGGCTGCGTGGAAGGAATCTTTTATGAACACTGCGCATAGTTTGGAACTCCACTCAGATGAGCCCAATTGTGAAAAAGGGGCTAGCATAGCCACCCCTGTGGAGGTTCACGGAGATCAAGGTGCACCGAGCATACCCATGCAGAGCAACCTCTCACATACGGATGACACATTGGATCAAGTGCAGTCCGGTACCAAGTGCCCATTTGCTATAAACAGAGTACTGTACCTAGCTTTGCCCCCCCACATATTTGTAAGTACCTTAAAGAATTACAAAAAGAATTGCCTGAACAAAAATGGTACAGACAAAATATTATTAGAGAAGCCATTTGGAAAAGACTTACAAACATTTAAAGTGTTGTCAAAACGTATTCTGGAAAATTTTAACGAAGAGCATATATACAGAATAGATCACTACTTAGGTAAAGACATGGTGTCAGGATTATTGAAGTTGAAATTTACCAATACTTTTCTGCTCTCCCTAATGAATAGGCATTTCATCAAGTGTATAAAAATTACCCTCAAGGAAACAAAAGGGGTGTACGGTAGGGGACAATACTTCGATCCCTATGGAATAATCCGAGATGTGATGCAAAATCATATGCTCCAATTGTTAACCTTAATAACTATGGAAAATCCAATTGACTTAAATGACGAAtccgtaaaaaatgaaaaaataaaaattttgaaatgcATTCCATCCATCAAATTGGATGAAACGATAATTGGACAGTATGTGAAATCGGACAACTAccaagaggagaaaaattcatCCACCTCACCTTCTGATGACCAACCTGTTGATGAGTCCAAGAGGAACCATAGCTACCATGATGATCCCCACATAGACTCCAACTCAATTACGCCAACATTCTGTACTTGCATCTTATACATCAATTCAATAAATTGGTATGGAGTGCCCATCATATTCAAAGCAGGAAAAGGGCTAAATAAAGACATCTGCGAAATACGCATACAATTTCATAATATCATGGGATCCTCCGACGAAAGCATGTACAACAACGAATTTGTGATTATCCTCCAGCCTGTTGAAGTTATCTACTtaaaaatgatgataaaaaaaactggCTCTGAGGAGATGGAAGAAGTTCAACTAAATTTAACtcttaatgataaaaataaaaaaaattacgttCCAGAAGCATATGAAACGTTGTTGTTGGAATGCTTTAAAGggtttaagaaaaaatttatttctgaTGAGGAGCTGTATGAATCATGGAGAATTTTCACTCCTCTTCTGAATGAACTGCAAGAAAAGCAGGTGCAGCCTTTGAAATACCCCTTCGGCTCTTCAGGACCCAAGGAGGTGTACGACCTGGTTAAGAAGTATTACAACTATGGCAAGAACTACGCCAACACGCCTGCCTTCGTCCGCAAGTCCTCCTTTTACGAAGACGACTTGTTGGATATAAACTGA
- a CDS encoding HSP90 co-chaperone p23, putative has product MPLFPIVLWAQKKECLYLTIELQDAEDTKIDLKEDKLYFYGKKDKNEYEFTLNFLKPINVEESKYSTKRNIKFKIIKKEKERWKTINNDGKKHWVKCDWNSWVDTDEENKTTEYDDMAMNSFGGMGGMPDMSQFGGMPGMGGLGGMPGMGGMPGMGDMDFSKLGNMGDDMPNFSGLGGMDQFKNMPNMSGMNDDDSSSYGDDTSDDDNDDDDDDDDEDDVDSKNDADKIHECKDAKCNMEKDGKHDEETKIQDPIVEVQEPVA; this is encoded by the exons ATGCC ACTCTTCCCAATCGTCTTGTGGGCCCAGAAGAAGGAATGCCTGTACCTGACCATAGAATTACAGGATGCGGAAGACACGAAAATTGACTTGAAAGAAGACAagttatatttttacggaaaaaaagataaaaatgaatacgaATTTACCCTAAACTTTTTAAAACCAATAAATGTAGAAGAGTCCAAGTACAGCACCaagagaaatataaaatttaaaattataaaaaaagaaaaggaaagatggAAGACCATAAATAATGATGGAAAGAAGCACTGGGTGAAATGTGACTGGAACTCCTGGGTTGATACtgatgaggaaaataaaacaacaGAATATGACGACATGGCAATGAATAGCTTTGGAGGTATGGGAGGTATGCCAGACATGAGTCAATTTGGAGGCATGCCAGGAATGGGAGGTCTTGGAGGTATGCCCGGAATGGGCGGTATGCCAGGCATGGGCGATATGGATTTTAGTAAGCTAGGAAATATGGGTGATGATATGCCCAACTTTTCAGGACTAGGAGGAATGGATCAGTTTAAAAACATGCCAAATATGAGTGGCATGAATGATGATGACTCCAGTTCCTATGGCGATGACACCAGTGATGATgacaatgatgatgacgacgatgatgatgatgaggacgatGTTGATAGTAAGAATGATGCAGATAAAATTCATGAGTGCAAGGATGCCAAGTGCAACATGGAGAAGGATGGCAAACATGACGAAGAAACCAAAATTCAGGACCCAATTGTGGAGGTGCAAGAACCCGTAGCATag